The sequence TTCAGGAGGCCTGCGCCATGACCGAACAGTACGCCGTGATCGGGCATCCGCTGGGGCATACGTTGAGTCCGCTGCTGCACAACTGGGGATTCCAGCGCAAGCATGTGGACGCGCGCTACGCGGCCCTGCCGATGACGCCCGGGGAGTTGGGCGGGTTCATGGAGCGGGTGCGCGACGGGGCCTTCGCCGGCCTGTCCGTGACCATTCCGCACAAGCGCGCGGTCATGGCCCACCTGGACGGCCTGACGCCCCGGGCCGAAGCCGTGGGCGCGGTGAACACGATCTTCTGGCGGGACGGCCTGCTGCTGGGCGAAAACACGGACGTGCTCGGCGTCCTGGAGCCCTTGCGGGGGCTGGGGCCGTTCCGTGGCGGGCTCGTGCTCGGGGCCGGGGGCGCGGCCCGGGCGGCGGTGGCCGCGCTCAAGGAGCTGGGCCTGGACGACGTGCTGGTGGCCAACCGCACGCGGGACAAGGCCGAGGCCCTGGCGCGGGAATTCGGGGTCAAGGCGGCGCCGTGGGAGTCGCGGACGACGCTCGGCGCGGACCTGCTCGTGAACACCACGCCCCTGGGCAT is a genomic window of Desulfovibrio aminophilus containing:
- the aroE gene encoding shikimate dehydrogenase, with the protein product MTEQYAVIGHPLGHTLSPLLHNWGFQRKHVDARYAALPMTPGELGGFMERVRDGAFAGLSVTIPHKRAVMAHLDGLTPRAEAVGAVNTIFWRDGLLLGENTDVLGVLEPLRGLGPFRGGLVLGAGGAARAAVAALKELGLDDVLVANRTRDKAEALAREFGVKAAPWESRTTLGADLLVNTTPLGMSGERVGECPWPGETPIPSDLTVFDLVYNPLETILLRRAKDAGCRTISGLEMFLHQGLAQFKLWTGLDLDPDQAREVLLDVLQAP